One sulfur-oxidizing endosymbiont of Gigantopelta aegis DNA segment encodes these proteins:
- the asnB gene encoding asparagine synthase (glutamine-hydrolyzing): MCGLTAIIATNSVNINELISMNDTIIHRGPDDEGFFLKSFSSDLSMTFSRDKHDFKHYDEESYKQFNVGLGHRRLSILDLTSAGHQPMTSHDNNLTIIFNGEIYNYKALRVLLNKEGFIFKTQTDTEVILNAWSFWGESCLSKLEGMFSIIIFNNKTNTLYAIRDRFGIKPLYYFQNDRGIYFASEIKQFMAINTWKATQNYQIVYDFLNWSLIDHTNETFFKGVYQVLPGEILKLTISNKKINTLRKMWYSLSFSLPFLEYNDEKNSYKDLFVNSVSMHLQADVSVGSCLSGGIDSSSIVGVINSLKKNNQTQKTFSALSHDPRIDESKWIDCVVKAQSLDAYFITPTASLLENSLNELTYSQDEPFRSTSTFAQWCVFKLAHEQGVKVMIDGQGADEQLGGYASFWGVLLAEKICKGHWSDFSEEYKAILKNSGLSYFSLFQRVVNPFVKGRFSGIIRNIITDNKITPPWFDFKESLVDKRDPFLLLNSRTSSFQQFSIAQTKSINLQSLLHLEDRNSMAHSVEARVPFLDHNLVEKSLSLPTEYKFKQGVSKRILRDAMKNYIPEKIYNL; the protein is encoded by the coding sequence ATGTGCGGCTTGACAGCAATTATTGCTACAAACTCAGTAAATATAAATGAATTAATTTCTATGAATGATACTATTATTCATAGAGGTCCTGATGATGAAGGCTTTTTTTTAAAATCTTTTTCTTCTGATTTATCAATGACTTTTTCGAGAGATAAACATGATTTTAAGCATTATGATGAAGAATCTTACAAACAGTTTAATGTTGGTTTAGGGCATAGACGCTTATCTATTCTTGATTTGACATCTGCCGGGCATCAACCGATGACTTCGCATGATAACAATTTGACAATAATTTTTAATGGTGAAATATATAACTACAAGGCATTACGTGTCTTATTAAATAAAGAAGGATTTATTTTCAAGACTCAAACTGATACGGAGGTTATTTTAAATGCATGGTCTTTTTGGGGGGAATCTTGCCTCTCCAAGCTTGAAGGAATGTTTAGTATTATCATTTTTAATAATAAAACTAATACTCTTTATGCTATTCGTGATCGCTTTGGAATAAAACCTCTTTATTACTTTCAAAATGATAGAGGCATATATTTTGCTTCAGAAATAAAACAATTTATGGCTATAAATACATGGAAAGCAACGCAAAATTATCAAATTGTTTATGATTTTTTAAACTGGTCACTAATTGATCACACGAATGAAACTTTTTTTAAAGGTGTATACCAGGTTCTTCCCGGAGAAATACTTAAACTTACTATATCAAATAAAAAAATTAATACTTTGAGAAAAATGTGGTACAGCTTATCATTTAGTTTACCTTTTTTAGAATATAATGATGAAAAAAATAGCTATAAGGATTTATTTGTCAATTCTGTTAGTATGCATTTACAAGCTGATGTTTCAGTAGGTTCTTGCCTCTCTGGAGGAATTGATTCATCCTCAATTGTGGGTGTTATTAATAGTTTGAAAAAAAACAATCAAACTCAAAAAACTTTTTCTGCATTATCCCATGATCCACGGATTGACGAGTCAAAATGGATTGATTGCGTTGTAAAGGCTCAGAGTTTAGATGCATATTTCATTACACCAACTGCTAGTTTATTGGAAAACTCTTTAAATGAGCTCACCTATTCACAAGATGAACCCTTTCGTTCAACAAGTACATTTGCACAGTGGTGTGTTTTCAAGTTAGCTCATGAACAAGGAGTTAAAGTGATGATTGATGGTCAAGGGGCTGATGAACAATTAGGAGGCTATGCCTCCTTTTGGGGCGTTTTACTTGCAGAAAAGATTTGTAAGGGGCATTGGAGTGATTTTTCAGAGGAATATAAAGCTATTCTAAAAAATTCGGGCTTATCATATTTTTCTTTGTTTCAACGGGTTGTTAATCCATTTGTAAAAGGTCGTTTTAGTGGTATCATTCGAAACATTATTACGGATAATAAAATAACACCCCCATGGTTTGATTTTAAAGAATCACTGGTTGATAAACGAGATCCTTTTTTGTTGCTAAATTCTCGTACGTCTTCTTTTCAACAATTTAGTATAGCTCAAACTAAATCTATTAATTTACAATCATTATTACACTTAGAAGACCGAAACTCTATGGCTCATTCTGTTGAGGCAAGAGTCCCTTTTTTGGATCATAATTTAGTGGAAAAAAGTCTTTCTCTACCAACAGAGTATAAATTCAAACAAGGGGTGTCTAAACGTATTTTGAGAGATGCAATGAAAAACTATATTCCTGAAAAAATTTACAATCTATAG
- a CDS encoding sulfotransferase family protein — protein MLAHKPVKVCLIGGSGRSGTTIVSKMFAKHPDLTDVPEWRFLIDPDGIIDFLNNSDFWSPYHYDVYIKRLNALLLKTAKSSWYDKLLRYIDEQIFIKTHFKFKVTAAYSGVSVSKISPQFLFHVENLITQLNQFQYKARWIGLERGGTQGMYYHSHFNRDKLIKILRVFLLQVMQDVNARQNKLYYLEKNTWNILWFDKILEILPEARMLYIYRDPRDVVASFINQTWMPSTAEKCALIYRDLFLKWKQIKLNIPSNSFFECSLENLVENTELTTREICNFWGIKYHSQLINIDLSHSHSGRWRNDFSQEDLVKVEAILEEPLIELNYK, from the coding sequence ATGTTAGCTCATAAACCTGTAAAAGTTTGCTTAATTGGTGGGTCTGGTAGGTCAGGGACAACGATAGTATCAAAGATGTTTGCTAAGCATCCAGATTTAACGGACGTTCCCGAATGGCGTTTTTTAATCGATCCTGATGGCATAATTGATTTTCTCAACAATTCTGATTTTTGGTCGCCTTATCATTATGATGTTTATATTAAACGCTTAAATGCTTTATTGCTTAAAACTGCTAAATCTTCCTGGTATGATAAATTATTACGTTATATAGACGAACAGATATTTATAAAAACTCACTTTAAATTTAAAGTTACAGCAGCATATTCGGGGGTTTCTGTTTCTAAGATATCACCACAATTTTTGTTTCATGTTGAAAATTTAATTACACAACTTAATCAATTTCAATATAAAGCACGTTGGATTGGATTGGAACGTGGGGGAACACAAGGAATGTATTATCACTCTCATTTTAATAGGGATAAATTAATTAAAATTTTGAGAGTGTTTTTATTACAAGTTATGCAAGATGTTAACGCTAGGCAAAATAAATTATATTATCTTGAAAAAAATACATGGAATATCCTTTGGTTTGATAAAATTCTTGAAATATTACCTGAAGCAAGAATGTTGTATATTTATCGAGATCCAAGAGATGTTGTAGCATCTTTTATTAATCAGACTTGGATGCCATCCACTGCAGAGAAATGTGCTTTAATATACAGAGATTTATTTCTTAAATGGAAACAAATAAAGTTGAATATACCATCGAACTCTTTTTTTGAATGTTCTTTGGAAAATTTAGTGGAAAACACTGAATTAACCACTCGAGAAATATGCAATTTTTGGGGAATCAAATACCATTCACAACTCATTAACATTGACCTTTCGCATTCTCACTCTGGACGTTGGAGAAATGACTTTTCTCAAGAGGACCTTGTAAAAGTTGAAGCAATACTGGAAGAACCCTTAATTGAATTAAATTATAAATGA
- a CDS encoding N,N-dimethylformamidase beta subunit family domain-containing protein translates to MKNGSVCCAQLALPLCNVLFEVLNNSIVTKKNYSDKNGQWSFSELNSNDIIYVSLPGFISKKYSYHSLPKKIRLLEKKLVAYQNKLWFTPREKISVFVNAPELYGVNVFRHGLEKEIILELGKHEIQKQSTPDDHFVESGLSWEESFSYTLPEDCLSGLYSVLLTSKNETFAIPFIVSSINHQQSKLLVLASTNTWQSYNIWGGRSRYRNNEDRKAEDFISQKRLVYIRLVEWVVKFIPNFIIEWIKKVFSYQPAQWKFKKLSIKRPYTNCLLEGDDVYYSGPRKLDNRLRYKS, encoded by the coding sequence ATGAAAAATGGCTCTGTATGTTGTGCTCAGTTAGCACTACCGTTATGCAATGTTTTATTTGAAGTGTTAAATAATTCAATTGTTACAAAAAAAAATTATAGTGATAAAAACGGTCAGTGGAGCTTTTCTGAATTAAACTCCAACGATATTATTTATGTTTCATTACCAGGATTTATATCTAAAAAATATTCTTATCATTCATTGCCAAAAAAAATACGGCTTTTGGAAAAAAAACTAGTGGCTTATCAAAATAAGCTTTGGTTTACACCAAGAGAAAAAATATCTGTATTTGTTAATGCTCCAGAATTATATGGTGTCAATGTTTTTCGCCATGGTTTGGAAAAAGAAATCATTCTTGAACTGGGAAAACATGAAATACAAAAACAGTCAACACCAGATGATCATTTCGTTGAGAGTGGTTTAAGCTGGGAAGAAAGTTTTTCATATACTCTTCCTGAAGACTGTCTCTCAGGCCTCTATAGTGTATTATTAACTTCAAAAAATGAAACTTTTGCTATTCCTTTTATTGTTTCTTCGATAAATCATCAACAATCTAAATTATTGGTTTTGGCTAGCACAAATACTTGGCAATCGTATAATATTTGGGGTGGGCGTAGCCGTTACCGAAATAATGAAGATCGTAAGGCAGAAGACTTTATTTCTCAAAAACGATTAGTTTATATTCGTTTGGTTGAATGGGTTGTGAAATTCATACCCAATTTCATAATTGAATGGATCAAGAAAGTTTTTTCTTATCAGCCTGCACAATGGAAATTTAAAAAACTATCAATTAAACGACCCTATACTAATTGTTTATTGGAGGGTGATGATGTTTATTATAGTGGACCCCGAAAACTGGACAATAGGTTAAGATATAAGAGCTAA
- a CDS encoding N,N-dimethylformamidase beta subunit family domain-containing protein: protein MDKTNTINNQQNYILIFEKAVLTMGSTVYQPFTNHLASSEWRLLAWLERENIAYDMISGYDLHCNPRILNNYQCIVLSSHCEYWSSDMFETLKKAHNEQNLWILNLSGNTLYRQIEFFDDGSSRCISLSFQKNYADETQLIGVRFTMRDYGTCAAYKVKKPEHWAFNNIHFHPDYPYFGEQSLLQNTPKKGWSYDPGRLGLANGLYGAGASGWETDKLSRSAPKDCYIIASGMNKGGGADMVVREPSGSRGGMFSASSISFPAALLIDYRASQLVKNILTRALDDK, encoded by the coding sequence GTGGATAAGACTAATACTATAAATAACCAACAGAATTATATCTTAATATTTGAGAAAGCTGTCTTGACAATGGGGTCCACTGTATATCAGCCATTTACTAATCACTTAGCAAGTTCAGAATGGCGGTTGTTAGCCTGGCTAGAGAGAGAAAATATCGCATATGATATGATAAGTGGTTATGATTTACATTGTAATCCAAGAATATTGAATAACTATCAATGTATTGTCTTGTCGTCTCATTGTGAATATTGGTCTTCAGATATGTTTGAAACTTTAAAAAAAGCTCACAATGAACAAAATCTTTGGATTTTGAATTTATCAGGTAATACTCTTTACCGACAAATTGAGTTTTTTGATGATGGTTCAAGCCGTTGTATCAGCCTTTCTTTTCAGAAAAATTATGCCGATGAAACTCAACTTATAGGTGTTCGCTTTACTATGAGAGATTATGGAACATGTGCAGCATACAAGGTAAAAAAACCTGAGCATTGGGCTTTTAATAATATTCATTTTCATCCAGATTATCCATATTTTGGAGAACAGTCATTGTTACAAAATACTCCGAAGAAGGGCTGGAGTTATGATCCAGGAAGACTTGGCTTGGCGAATGGATTGTATGGTGCAGGCGCTTCTGGGTGGGAAACAGATAAATTATCGCGTTCGGCTCCAAAAGACTGTTATATTATTGCGAGTGGTATGAATAAAGGTGGTGGTGCAGATATGGTTGTTCGTGAGCCAAGTGGCTCACGGGGTGGAATGTTTTCTGCTTCTTCAATTAGTTTTCCTGCTGCATTATTAATTGACTATAGAGCGTCTCAATTGGTGAAAAACATACTGACAAGAGCATTAGATGACAAATAA